Proteins encoded together in one Bombus affinis isolate iyBomAffi1 chromosome 2, iyBomAffi1.2, whole genome shotgun sequence window:
- the LOC126925249 gene encoding gamma-tubulin complex component 5 isoform X1, giving the protein MGTKILNDIHNDMKQLITAITSFEENEEGFRICERFCMTNIKHHRYLSVNSNSTKEAIKALITKFSIHGKYDVAKKFEELVDAFLSSFNFEQHPQYDLQWYLLTLLLELAKETCKSDLESLALTRGEYTFNVTGEDENEVAEEIDWAEYLKEGQENFFNDYKSDTDSEWSNDTEDNVDIGSNFEVPIDISDSNKAICIPSVEKELNNLSLALNEELKSKNWLLSNVQNTWWNELDWRKYPVKSRFSDAHLCEIWHKANGRDLYTLGTLSEYLVCRELLWMFYAPMQMVVFQQNEETGFFIRPDISIPSLTTAAFNSILLPFCKYFSMIHDLEQFGIRLYSMEDDFCKKPPLTYETYNAILRQHLMKFRKKIIAIEKSLMKQDGNLTFLSLSSILKKNLYSIQILHEVHKRSVLNWKLHPNWKCASKLLSSLYFEIQNSHNIERTNICTSLYLSSLTVYLNIIDTWLSDGRFEDWREEFIIARLSSNAVSESSIQYETLFLRPLDSICLRDPIMQFLIRKIQHIGQSIELLVSLDRITDIWRINVGGNELKRSLVDEFYGKLEVEISKYSTDEQKEEKKVSSSQKKEVTKNEYDEDMEKNIIKQLSEFNNPFLLKALEEYLPSELLKKSNTDDAEVSKIQNIKVETNIFKRLERESNYILPFRKILENILAEILISRYNGASKLVKNIMCEEYKLESHLTLMRSVYMMEAGHIMNKFYQRLFHEIETNQMWNNSYFLSCILEEVLSQWWADLSSRWSITVSSTHTNQVLMAVDNITLHYTIGWPINIVLNEKTFIKYNEIFRFQLKLKWALWTLNNLRFSDLEGSKSMCKRNKLEQFHIRRIESLRFCLLHAITSVHTYLSGQVLQNLSLMLEKSLTQAESLDTIISVHNEYLKKVYEHCLLTSEYEDLMATINNLIEMCNHIRVRWNYKKLTFASEELDVLESSYNKYHMYLALALHNAVQNKDANYYELMLQYQINTKDIYIKNNVTMCPFSNLSRSLLIEIAYQYLPPSGLPIPIPKIIHKVDWYNSSVNSENSLPNHIILNEYEQTFSYIRWYQLEESIVTVNLSPYTLHREMEDFINGNKLEKNY; this is encoded by the exons ATGggtacaaaaatattaaatgacaTTCACAATGACATGAAGCAGTTAATAACAGCAATTACATCTTTTGAG GAAAATGAAGAaggatttcgaatttgtgaacgatTCTGTATGACAAATATTAAACATCATCGATATCTATCTGTCAATAGTAACAGTACAAAAGAAGCTATTAAAGCTCTAATTACAAAATTTTCGATCCATGGAAAATATGATGTAGCAAAAAAGTTTGAGGAACTTGTAGATGCATTTCTGTCAAGTTTTAATTTTGAACAGCATCCACAGTATGATCTGCAGTGGTATCTATTAACATTGCTATTGGAATTAGCTAAAGAAACCTGTAAATCTGATTTGGAATCTTTGGCATTAACACGCGGAGAATATACTTTCAATGTAACAGGTGAAGATGAAAATGAGGTTGCAGAAGAAATTGATTGGGCTGAATATTTAAAAGAAGGCCAAGAAAACTTTTTCAATGATTACAAAAGTGACACAGACAGT gAATGGTCTAATGATACAGAAGATAATGTGGATATAGGTTCAAATTTTGAAGTACCAATAGATATCTCAGATTCAAATAAAGCAATATGCATACCATCTGttgaaaaagaattaaataacttATCTTTAgctctaaatgaagaacttaaATCTAAAAATTGGTTATTATCAAATGTTCAAAACACCTGGTGGAATGAGTTAGACTGGAGAAAATATCCAGTTAAAAGCAGATTTTCTGATGCTCATCTTTGTGAAATTTG gCATAAAGCAAATGGCAGAGATCTTTATACACTTGGAACTCTTAGCGAATATTTAGTATGCAGAGAATTGTTATGGATGTTCTATGCTCCAATGCAAATGGTAGTGTTTCAACAAAATGAAGAAACAGGGTTTTTTATTCGTCCTGATATATCAATACCTAGTTTAACTACT GCTGCATTTAATAGTATTCTTTTACCATTTTGTAAGTATTTTTCGATGATACATGATTTAGAACAATTTGGAATTAGATTGTATTCCATGGAAGATGATTTTTGTAAAAAGCCACCTTTAACATATGAAACTTACAATGCAATTCTGAGACAACATTTGATGAAATTTAGGAAGAAAATAATTGCTATAGAAAAATCTCTTATGAAACAAG ATGGCAATTTAACGTTTCTGTCTTTATCATCAATCcttaaaaaaaatttatatagtATACAAATTTTACATGAAGTTCATAAAAGGTCAGTATTAAATTGGAAACTTCATCCAAACTGGAAGTGTGCATCTAAATTACTATCATCTTTGTATTTTGAAATACAAAATTCACACAATATAGAAAGAACAAATATTTGTACTAGTTTATATTTATCTAGCCTtactgtttatttaaatataattgataCATGGTTAAGTGATGGACGTTTTGAAGATTGGAGGGAAGAATTTATAATTGCAAG GTTATCAAGCAATGCAGTTTCAGAAAGTAGCATACAGTATGAAACATTGTTTTTGAGACCTTTGGATAGTATATGTTTAAGAGATCCAATTATGCAATTCTTGATAAGGAAGATACAACATATAGGACAAAGTATTGAATTGTTAGTATCTCTAGATCGAATTACAGATATATGGAGAATTAATGTTGGAGGAAATG AATTGAAGAGATCTTTGGTGGATGAATTTTATGGCAAATTAGAAgtagaaatttctaaatataGTACAGAtgaacaaaaagaagaaaagaaagtatCTTCATCTCAGAAAAAAGAAGTTACTAAGAATGAGTATGATGAGGATatggaaaaaaatattataaaacaattATCTGAATTTAATAATCCATTTTTATTAAAAGCTTTAGAAGAATATCTCCCTTCTGAATTGTTAAAAAAAAGTAATACTGATGATGCTGAGGTTTCCAAGATTCAAAATATCAAAGTGGAAACTAATATTTTCAAAAG GCTTGAAAGAGAATCAAATTATATATTACCATtcagaaaaatattagaaaatattctaGCAGAAATTTTGATTTCACGATATAATGGTGCCAGTAAATTAGTCAAAAATATTATGTGTGAGGAATATAAATTGGAATCACATTTAACATTAATGAGATCTGTCTATATGATGGAAGCAGGTCATATtatgaacaaattttatcaaagaTTGTTTCATGAG ATTGAAACTAATCAAATGTGGAACAATTCATATTTTCTATCATGTATACTTGAAGAAGTCCTTTCTCAATGGTGGGCAGATTTAAGTTCACGTTGGTCTATTACAGTTTCTAGCACTCATACAAATCAAGTATTAATGGCTGTTGATAATATAACATTGCATTATACAATTGGCTGGCctataaatattgtattaaatGAGAAAACCTTCAtcaaatataatgaaatatttagatTTCAGTTAAAATTAAAATGGGCTTTATGGACattaaataatttaagattTAGCG ACTTAGAAGGTTCGAAATCAATGTGTAAAAGGAATAAATTAGAACAGTTTCATATAAGGCGTATTGAAAGCTTACGATTCTGCTTGTTACATGCAATTACTTCAGTACATACTTATTTATCAGGTCaagtattacaaaatttaaGTCTTATGTTAGAAAAATCTTTAACACAAGCTGAGAGTTTGGACACAATTATATCag ttcataatgaatatttaaaaaaagtttATGAACATTGTTTATTAACTTCAGAGTATGAAGATTTAATGGCAACAATAAataat TTAATTGAAATGTGTAATCATATCCGAGTTCGATggaattataaaaaattaacatTTGCCAGTGAAGAATTAGATGTGTTAGAAAGCAGCTATAATAAATATCACATGTACCTTGCTTTAGCTCTACATAATGCAGTTCAGAATAAGGATGCAAATTATT ATGAATTAATGTTACAATATCAAATTAATacaaaagatatttatataaagaaCAATGTTACTATGTGTCCATTTAGTAATCTGAGTCGCAGTTTGCTAATTGAAATAGCTTATCAATATTTACCACCATCAGGTTTGCCGATACCAATTCCAAAGATTATACACAAAGTAGACTGGTATAATAGCAG TGTAAATTCTGAAAATTCTTTACCAAATCATATTATTCTAAATGAATACGAACAAACATTTTCATATATACGTTGGTATCAATTAGAAGAAAGTATTGTTACAGTCAATTTATCTCCATATACCTTACATCGTGAAATGGAAGATTTTATTAATGGcaataaattagaaaaaaattattga
- the LOC126925249 gene encoding gamma-tubulin complex component 5 isoform X3 — MGTKILNDIHNDMKQLITAITSFEENEEGFRICERFCMTNIKHHRYLSVNSNSTKEAIKALITKFSIHGKYDVAKKFEELVDAFLSSFNFEQHPQYDLQWYLLTLLLELAKETCKSDLESLALTRGEYTFNVTGEDENEVAEEIDWAEYLKEGQENFFNDYKSDTDSEWSNDTEDNVDIGSNFEVPIDISDSNKAICIPSVEKELNNLSLALNEELKSKNWLLSNVQNTWWNELDWRKYPVKSRFSDAHLCEIWHKANGRDLYTLGTLSEYLVCRELLWMFYAPMQMVVFQQNEETGFFIRPDISIPSLTTAAFNSILLPFCKYFSMIHDLEQFGIRLYSMEDDFCKKPPLTYETYNAILRQHLMKFRKKIIAIEKSLMKQDGNLTFLSLSSILKKNLYSIQILHEVHKRSVLNWKLHPNWKCASKLLSSLYFEIQNSHNIERTNICTSLYLSSLTVYLNIIDTWLSDGRFEDWREEFIIARLSSNAVSESSIQYETLFLRPLDSICLRDPIMQFLIRKIQHIGQSIELLVSLDRITDIWRINVGGNELKRSLVDEFYGKLEVEISKYSTDEQKEEKKVSSSQKKEVTKNEYDEDMEKNIIKQLSEFNNPFLLKALEEYLPSELLKKSNTDDAEVSKIQNIKVETNIFKRLERESNYILPFRKILENILAEILISRYNGASKLVKNIMCEEYKLESHLTLMRSVYMMEAGHIMNKFYQRLFHEIETNQMWNNSYFLSCILEEVLSQWWADLSSRWSITVSSTHTNQVLMAVDNITLHYTIGWPINIVLNEKTFIKYNEIFRFQLKLKWALWTLNNLRFSDLEGSKSMCKRNKLEQFHIRRIESLRFCLLHAITSVHTYLSGQVLQNLSLMLEKSLTQAESLDTIISVHNEYLKKVYEHCLLTSEYEDLMATINNLIEMCNHIRVRWNYKKLTFASEELDVLESSYNKYHMYLALALHNAVQNKDANYLTGLSSAFNCSMSYTQQ, encoded by the exons ATGggtacaaaaatattaaatgacaTTCACAATGACATGAAGCAGTTAATAACAGCAATTACATCTTTTGAG GAAAATGAAGAaggatttcgaatttgtgaacgatTCTGTATGACAAATATTAAACATCATCGATATCTATCTGTCAATAGTAACAGTACAAAAGAAGCTATTAAAGCTCTAATTACAAAATTTTCGATCCATGGAAAATATGATGTAGCAAAAAAGTTTGAGGAACTTGTAGATGCATTTCTGTCAAGTTTTAATTTTGAACAGCATCCACAGTATGATCTGCAGTGGTATCTATTAACATTGCTATTGGAATTAGCTAAAGAAACCTGTAAATCTGATTTGGAATCTTTGGCATTAACACGCGGAGAATATACTTTCAATGTAACAGGTGAAGATGAAAATGAGGTTGCAGAAGAAATTGATTGGGCTGAATATTTAAAAGAAGGCCAAGAAAACTTTTTCAATGATTACAAAAGTGACACAGACAGT gAATGGTCTAATGATACAGAAGATAATGTGGATATAGGTTCAAATTTTGAAGTACCAATAGATATCTCAGATTCAAATAAAGCAATATGCATACCATCTGttgaaaaagaattaaataacttATCTTTAgctctaaatgaagaacttaaATCTAAAAATTGGTTATTATCAAATGTTCAAAACACCTGGTGGAATGAGTTAGACTGGAGAAAATATCCAGTTAAAAGCAGATTTTCTGATGCTCATCTTTGTGAAATTTG gCATAAAGCAAATGGCAGAGATCTTTATACACTTGGAACTCTTAGCGAATATTTAGTATGCAGAGAATTGTTATGGATGTTCTATGCTCCAATGCAAATGGTAGTGTTTCAACAAAATGAAGAAACAGGGTTTTTTATTCGTCCTGATATATCAATACCTAGTTTAACTACT GCTGCATTTAATAGTATTCTTTTACCATTTTGTAAGTATTTTTCGATGATACATGATTTAGAACAATTTGGAATTAGATTGTATTCCATGGAAGATGATTTTTGTAAAAAGCCACCTTTAACATATGAAACTTACAATGCAATTCTGAGACAACATTTGATGAAATTTAGGAAGAAAATAATTGCTATAGAAAAATCTCTTATGAAACAAG ATGGCAATTTAACGTTTCTGTCTTTATCATCAATCcttaaaaaaaatttatatagtATACAAATTTTACATGAAGTTCATAAAAGGTCAGTATTAAATTGGAAACTTCATCCAAACTGGAAGTGTGCATCTAAATTACTATCATCTTTGTATTTTGAAATACAAAATTCACACAATATAGAAAGAACAAATATTTGTACTAGTTTATATTTATCTAGCCTtactgtttatttaaatataattgataCATGGTTAAGTGATGGACGTTTTGAAGATTGGAGGGAAGAATTTATAATTGCAAG GTTATCAAGCAATGCAGTTTCAGAAAGTAGCATACAGTATGAAACATTGTTTTTGAGACCTTTGGATAGTATATGTTTAAGAGATCCAATTATGCAATTCTTGATAAGGAAGATACAACATATAGGACAAAGTATTGAATTGTTAGTATCTCTAGATCGAATTACAGATATATGGAGAATTAATGTTGGAGGAAATG AATTGAAGAGATCTTTGGTGGATGAATTTTATGGCAAATTAGAAgtagaaatttctaaatataGTACAGAtgaacaaaaagaagaaaagaaagtatCTTCATCTCAGAAAAAAGAAGTTACTAAGAATGAGTATGATGAGGATatggaaaaaaatattataaaacaattATCTGAATTTAATAATCCATTTTTATTAAAAGCTTTAGAAGAATATCTCCCTTCTGAATTGTTAAAAAAAAGTAATACTGATGATGCTGAGGTTTCCAAGATTCAAAATATCAAAGTGGAAACTAATATTTTCAAAAG GCTTGAAAGAGAATCAAATTATATATTACCATtcagaaaaatattagaaaatattctaGCAGAAATTTTGATTTCACGATATAATGGTGCCAGTAAATTAGTCAAAAATATTATGTGTGAGGAATATAAATTGGAATCACATTTAACATTAATGAGATCTGTCTATATGATGGAAGCAGGTCATATtatgaacaaattttatcaaagaTTGTTTCATGAG ATTGAAACTAATCAAATGTGGAACAATTCATATTTTCTATCATGTATACTTGAAGAAGTCCTTTCTCAATGGTGGGCAGATTTAAGTTCACGTTGGTCTATTACAGTTTCTAGCACTCATACAAATCAAGTATTAATGGCTGTTGATAATATAACATTGCATTATACAATTGGCTGGCctataaatattgtattaaatGAGAAAACCTTCAtcaaatataatgaaatatttagatTTCAGTTAAAATTAAAATGGGCTTTATGGACattaaataatttaagattTAGCG ACTTAGAAGGTTCGAAATCAATGTGTAAAAGGAATAAATTAGAACAGTTTCATATAAGGCGTATTGAAAGCTTACGATTCTGCTTGTTACATGCAATTACTTCAGTACATACTTATTTATCAGGTCaagtattacaaaatttaaGTCTTATGTTAGAAAAATCTTTAACACAAGCTGAGAGTTTGGACACAATTATATCag ttcataatgaatatttaaaaaaagtttATGAACATTGTTTATTAACTTCAGAGTATGAAGATTTAATGGCAACAATAAataat TTAATTGAAATGTGTAATCATATCCGAGTTCGATggaattataaaaaattaacatTTGCCAGTGAAGAATTAGATGTGTTAGAAAGCAGCTATAATAAATATCACATGTACCTTGCTTTAGCTCTACATAATGCAGTTCAGAATAAGGATGCAAATTATT TGACTGGCTTAAGCTCTGCATTTAATTGCAGTATGTCATATACCCAAcagtaa
- the LOC126925249 gene encoding gamma-tubulin complex component 5 isoform X2, with protein sequence MGTKILNDIHNDMKQLITAITSFEENEEGFRICERFCMTNIKHHRYLSVNSNSTKEAIKALITKFSIHGKYDVAKKFEELVDAFLSSFNFEQHPQYDLQWYLLTLLLELAKETCKSDLESLALTRGEYTFNVTGEDENEVAEEIDWAEYLKEGQENFFNDYKSDTDSEWSNDTEDNVDIGSNFEVPIDISDSNKAICIPSVEKELNNLSLALNEELKSKNWLLSNVQNTWWNELDWRKYPVKSRFSDAHLCEIWHKANGRDLYTLGTLSEYLVCRELLWMFYAPMQMVVFQQNEETGFFIRPDISIPSLTTAAFNSILLPFCKYFSMIHDLEQFGIRLYSMEDDFCKKPPLTYETYNAILRQHLMKFRKKIIAIEKSLMKQDGNLTFLSLSSILKKNLYSIQILHEVHKRSVLNWKLHPNWKCASKLLSSLYFEIQNSHNIERTNICTSLYLSSLTVYLNIIDTWLSDGRFEDWREEFIIARLSSNAVSESSIQYETLFLRPLDSICLRDPIMQFLIRKIQHIGQSIELLVSLDRITDIWRINVGGNELKRSLVDEFYGKLEVEISKYSTDEQKEEKKVSSSQKKEVTKNEYDEDMEKNIIKQLSEFNNPFLLKALEEYLPSELLKKSNTDDAEVSKIQNIKVETNIFKRLERESNYILPFRKILENILAEILISRYNGASKLVKNIMCEEYKLESHLTLMRSVYMMEAGHIMNKFYQRLFHEIETNQMWNNSYFLSCILEEVLSQWWADLSSRWSITVSSTHTNQVLMAVDNITLHYTIGWPINIVLNEKTFIKYNEIFRFQLKLKWALWTLNNLRFSGQVLQNLSLMLEKSLTQAESLDTIISVHNEYLKKVYEHCLLTSEYEDLMATINNLIEMCNHIRVRWNYKKLTFASEELDVLESSYNKYHMYLALALHNAVQNKDANYYELMLQYQINTKDIYIKNNVTMCPFSNLSRSLLIEIAYQYLPPSGLPIPIPKIIHKVDWYNSSVNSENSLPNHIILNEYEQTFSYIRWYQLEESIVTVNLSPYTLHREMEDFINGNKLEKNY encoded by the exons ATGggtacaaaaatattaaatgacaTTCACAATGACATGAAGCAGTTAATAACAGCAATTACATCTTTTGAG GAAAATGAAGAaggatttcgaatttgtgaacgatTCTGTATGACAAATATTAAACATCATCGATATCTATCTGTCAATAGTAACAGTACAAAAGAAGCTATTAAAGCTCTAATTACAAAATTTTCGATCCATGGAAAATATGATGTAGCAAAAAAGTTTGAGGAACTTGTAGATGCATTTCTGTCAAGTTTTAATTTTGAACAGCATCCACAGTATGATCTGCAGTGGTATCTATTAACATTGCTATTGGAATTAGCTAAAGAAACCTGTAAATCTGATTTGGAATCTTTGGCATTAACACGCGGAGAATATACTTTCAATGTAACAGGTGAAGATGAAAATGAGGTTGCAGAAGAAATTGATTGGGCTGAATATTTAAAAGAAGGCCAAGAAAACTTTTTCAATGATTACAAAAGTGACACAGACAGT gAATGGTCTAATGATACAGAAGATAATGTGGATATAGGTTCAAATTTTGAAGTACCAATAGATATCTCAGATTCAAATAAAGCAATATGCATACCATCTGttgaaaaagaattaaataacttATCTTTAgctctaaatgaagaacttaaATCTAAAAATTGGTTATTATCAAATGTTCAAAACACCTGGTGGAATGAGTTAGACTGGAGAAAATATCCAGTTAAAAGCAGATTTTCTGATGCTCATCTTTGTGAAATTTG gCATAAAGCAAATGGCAGAGATCTTTATACACTTGGAACTCTTAGCGAATATTTAGTATGCAGAGAATTGTTATGGATGTTCTATGCTCCAATGCAAATGGTAGTGTTTCAACAAAATGAAGAAACAGGGTTTTTTATTCGTCCTGATATATCAATACCTAGTTTAACTACT GCTGCATTTAATAGTATTCTTTTACCATTTTGTAAGTATTTTTCGATGATACATGATTTAGAACAATTTGGAATTAGATTGTATTCCATGGAAGATGATTTTTGTAAAAAGCCACCTTTAACATATGAAACTTACAATGCAATTCTGAGACAACATTTGATGAAATTTAGGAAGAAAATAATTGCTATAGAAAAATCTCTTATGAAACAAG ATGGCAATTTAACGTTTCTGTCTTTATCATCAATCcttaaaaaaaatttatatagtATACAAATTTTACATGAAGTTCATAAAAGGTCAGTATTAAATTGGAAACTTCATCCAAACTGGAAGTGTGCATCTAAATTACTATCATCTTTGTATTTTGAAATACAAAATTCACACAATATAGAAAGAACAAATATTTGTACTAGTTTATATTTATCTAGCCTtactgtttatttaaatataattgataCATGGTTAAGTGATGGACGTTTTGAAGATTGGAGGGAAGAATTTATAATTGCAAG GTTATCAAGCAATGCAGTTTCAGAAAGTAGCATACAGTATGAAACATTGTTTTTGAGACCTTTGGATAGTATATGTTTAAGAGATCCAATTATGCAATTCTTGATAAGGAAGATACAACATATAGGACAAAGTATTGAATTGTTAGTATCTCTAGATCGAATTACAGATATATGGAGAATTAATGTTGGAGGAAATG AATTGAAGAGATCTTTGGTGGATGAATTTTATGGCAAATTAGAAgtagaaatttctaaatataGTACAGAtgaacaaaaagaagaaaagaaagtatCTTCATCTCAGAAAAAAGAAGTTACTAAGAATGAGTATGATGAGGATatggaaaaaaatattataaaacaattATCTGAATTTAATAATCCATTTTTATTAAAAGCTTTAGAAGAATATCTCCCTTCTGAATTGTTAAAAAAAAGTAATACTGATGATGCTGAGGTTTCCAAGATTCAAAATATCAAAGTGGAAACTAATATTTTCAAAAG GCTTGAAAGAGAATCAAATTATATATTACCATtcagaaaaatattagaaaatattctaGCAGAAATTTTGATTTCACGATATAATGGTGCCAGTAAATTAGTCAAAAATATTATGTGTGAGGAATATAAATTGGAATCACATTTAACATTAATGAGATCTGTCTATATGATGGAAGCAGGTCATATtatgaacaaattttatcaaagaTTGTTTCATGAG ATTGAAACTAATCAAATGTGGAACAATTCATATTTTCTATCATGTATACTTGAAGAAGTCCTTTCTCAATGGTGGGCAGATTTAAGTTCACGTTGGTCTATTACAGTTTCTAGCACTCATACAAATCAAGTATTAATGGCTGTTGATAATATAACATTGCATTATACAATTGGCTGGCctataaatattgtattaaatGAGAAAACCTTCAtcaaatataatgaaatatttagatTTCAGTTAAAATTAAAATGGGCTTTATGGACattaaataatttaagattTAGCG GTCaagtattacaaaatttaaGTCTTATGTTAGAAAAATCTTTAACACAAGCTGAGAGTTTGGACACAATTATATCag ttcataatgaatatttaaaaaaagtttATGAACATTGTTTATTAACTTCAGAGTATGAAGATTTAATGGCAACAATAAataat TTAATTGAAATGTGTAATCATATCCGAGTTCGATggaattataaaaaattaacatTTGCCAGTGAAGAATTAGATGTGTTAGAAAGCAGCTATAATAAATATCACATGTACCTTGCTTTAGCTCTACATAATGCAGTTCAGAATAAGGATGCAAATTATT ATGAATTAATGTTACAATATCAAATTAATacaaaagatatttatataaagaaCAATGTTACTATGTGTCCATTTAGTAATCTGAGTCGCAGTTTGCTAATTGAAATAGCTTATCAATATTTACCACCATCAGGTTTGCCGATACCAATTCCAAAGATTATACACAAAGTAGACTGGTATAATAGCAG TGTAAATTCTGAAAATTCTTTACCAAATCATATTATTCTAAATGAATACGAACAAACATTTTCATATATACGTTGGTATCAATTAGAAGAAAGTATTGTTACAGTCAATTTATCTCCATATACCTTACATCGTGAAATGGAAGATTTTATTAATGGcaataaattagaaaaaaattattga